From one Coffea eugenioides isolate CCC68of chromosome 11, Ceug_1.0, whole genome shotgun sequence genomic stretch:
- the LOC113751214 gene encoding G-type lectin S-receptor-like serine/threonine-protein kinase LECRK3, with the protein MAAFLFFVLSSAFYSGIAAQQSPLNISVGSSLTPTGNSSSWLSPTRIFAFGFYQQRNGYAVGIFLAGIPEKTAVWTANRDNPIFSSNVSLILSTDGRLILQLPEGQDITVVDPLEPISSASMLDSGNFVLYNSDKEIIWQSFEHPTNSLLPRQQLIPGQELISSASETDDSRGIFRLLMQTDGNLVQYPVGAANGPENAYWVSETYGHGPNVTLNLEDDGHLYFINSRVNIVKNLSDGGHRKNEMIYLMKIDVDGIFRLYSHSIDQGGNWSIIWESSTDKCDPKGLCGFNSFCTKPDNLVDCKCLPGFQFVNQGNWRLGCERSFVTDSCNSTDSNVNYTIEFLENTVWADYTFSIVNTSTKDDCAKVCLEDCNCEAAFFKDGQCKKQKLPLTYGKRETDSNIALVKVHKRATIDEGVIPSNPLKCRKEEVRVYVLIIGISLAVLAVLISVFAGLYVQKNRAGAHKQILGKGNVEFVENVAPRAFTFAELEQATNEFREELGKGAFGTVYKGILPNSKKIVAVKKLEKGLAEGEREFQNEISVIGKTHHRNLVQLLGYCLDGAKRLLVYEYMRNGSLEKILHKPENHPSWDERMKIACDIARGILYLHEECETQIIHCDIKPQNVLMDESRCANISDFGLAKLLKNDQTRTYTGVRGTRGYVAPEWFRNLPVTVKADVYSFGIMLLEIICCRKSVDCTSPENEAILEEWANQCFEAGELYKLVGDEEVDDVRELERMIKIALWCIQEEPALRPSMKRVLLMLEGTGDIPIPPSLPSFSSVL; encoded by the coding sequence ATGGCTGCTTTTTTGTTCTTCGTTCTATCATCAGCATTCTATTCAGGAATAGCAGCTCAACAAAGCCCTCTTAACATTAGCGTAGGTTCTTCTCTAACGCCCACAGGCAACTCATCATCATGGTTGTCGCCAACCCGAATATTTGCTTTTGGATTCTATCAGCAACGCAATGGCTATGCTGTGGGGATTTTTCTTGCTGGAATTCCTGAAAAGACTGCAGTTTGGACTGCCAACAGGGATAACCCCATTTTTTCGAGCAATGTTTCGCTGATTTTGTCTACAGATGGCAGGCTCATTTTGCAGCTGCCAGAAGGCCAAGACATAACAGTTGTTGATCCTTTGGAACCCATTTCATCAGCTTCTATGTTggattctggaaattttgtgtTATACAATTCTGATAAGGAAATCATATGGCAAAGTTTCGAGCATCCGACTAATAGTTTATTGCCTCGTCAGCAATTGATACCCGGTCAGGAGCTGATCTCCAGTGCTTCAGAAACTGATGATTCAAGAGGAATTTTTCGTCTTTTAATGCAAACAGATGGAAACCTTGTACAGTACCCAGTGGGAGCAGCAAACGGACCGGAAAATGCCTATTGGGTCTCTGAAACATATGGACACGGTCCAAATGTAACTCTAAATCTCGAGGATGATGGACATCTCTACTTCATCAATTCAAGGGTTAATATAGTGAAGAATCTTTCTGATGGAGGACATCGTAAGAACGAGATGATCTATTTGATGAAGATTGATGTGGATGGTATTTTCCGATTGTATTCACATTCGATAGATCAGGGGGGCAATTGGTCGATCATATGGGAATCTTCAACTGATAAGTGTGATCCTAAAGGCCTTTGTGGGTTCAATAGCTTCTGTACTAAACCTGATAACTTGGTCGATTGCAAATGTCTTCCTGGATTTCAGTTTGTCAATCAAGGAAATTGGAGGTTGGGCTGTGAGAGAAGTTTTGTTACAGATAGTTGTAATTCCACGGATTCAAATGTCAACTATACCATTGAATTCTTGGAAAATACTGTATGGGCAGATTACACCTTTTCCATTGTGAACACAAGCACGAAAGATGATTGTGCAAAGGTTTGTCTGGAAGATTGCAACTGCGAAGCAGCATTCTTCAAAGATGGACAATGCAAGAAGCAGAAGCTCCCATTGACATATGGAAAAAGAGAAACTGACTCGAATATTGCTCTTGTCAAGGTCCACAAACGTGCAACTATAGATGAAGGTGTAATTCCAAGTAATCCTCTAAAATGCAGAAAGGAAGAAGTTCGTGTCTATGTCCTAATAATTGGGATTTCCCTTGCTGTTCTTGCAGTTCTGATATCTGTATTTGCTGGACTTTATGTTCAGAAAAATCGGGCAGGGGCCCATAAACAAATACTGGGAAAGGGAAATGTCGAATTTGTTGAGAATGTGGCTCCAAGGGCCTTTACCTTTGCTGAGCTGGAGCAGGCAACAAATGAATTCAGAGAAGAGTTGGGCAAAGGAGCATTTGGGACTGTGTACAAAGGGATTTTGCCAAATTCCAAGAAGATTGTGGCCGTGAAGAAACTTGAGAAAGGATTAGCAGAAGGGGAAAGGGAGTTTCAGAACGAAATCTCAGTGATTGGGAAAACGCATCATCGTAATCTCGTCCAGCTACTTGGATACTGCCTTGATGGAGCTAAGAGGCTTCTAGTTTATGAGTACATGCGCAATGGATCGTTGGAAAAAATCCTGCACAAACCAGAGAATCATCCAAGCTGGGACGAAAGAATGAAAATTGCCTGTGACATTGCTAGAGGTATTCTTTACTTACATGAAGAATGTGAGACACAAATCATCCACTGTGACATCAAACCTCAGAATGTACTCATGGATGAAAGCAGATGTGCCAATATTTCTGATTTTGGATTGGCAAAGCTGTTGAAAAATGATCAAACCAGAACTTATACAGGAGTAAGAGGAACAAGAGGCTATGTTGCACCAGAATGGTTCAGGAACTTGCCTGTGACAGTTAAAGCAGATGTTTACAGCTTCGGAATTATGCTGTTAGAAATCATATGCTGCCGAAAAAGCGTAGACTGTACCAGTCCTGAGAATGAAGCAATTCTTGAAGAATGGGCTAATCAGTGTTTTGAGGCTGGAGAGCTATATAAATTGGTTGGTGATGAGGAGGTTGATGACGTGAGAGAACTGGAAAGAATGATCAAGATAGCTCTTTGGTGCATCCAAGAAGAGCCGGCACTTCGTCCATCCATGAAGAGAGTTCTATTGATGCTAGAAGGAACTGGTGACATTCCAATTCCTCCCAGCCTTCCATCTTTTTCAAGTGTCTTATAA